The window TTTTTTCTTCTTTAACACATGATCTAATAAATCCAATTATGAGCTCAACAGGTGTAATAGGTTCTCGTTTACCAAAAGATAAAATCATAAAAGCAGCAAACTCTTTTGATTTAAACAGTAAAAATTCAAAAAAATTAAGTGAAGCTATTATGACTACTGATGCATATGCAAAGCACTGTATGTATGAAGTGAAACTTGAAGATGGCTCTTCTTTTAAAATAGGAGCTATTGCTAAAGGTGCTGGAATGATTAATCCTAACCTTGCAACTATGTTGTGTTTTGTTTGTACTGATGCTGCTGTTCCTAAAGAGCATATGAGTGAAGCTTTAAAAAAGGCAAGTATTAATAGCTTTAATGCAATTTCTGTTGATGGGGATACCTCTACGAATGATACGGTTTTATTATTAAGCAATCAAAAATCAAATTCATATAATAAAGAAGCATTTTTTGAAGCACTTGCTTTGGTTATGCATGATATGGCAATGTTAATGGTAAGTGATGGAGAAGGGGCTAAAAAAATGGCTGCATTTGAAGTTATTAATGCTTATAGTTTTGAAGAAGCACAGCTTGCTGCAAAAGCATTATCGAATTCTTTATTGGTCAAAACAGCTCTTTTTGGAGAAGATCCTAATTTTGGTCGTATTGCTTCTACTATTGGAGCTTCCCGAATCACTTGTGATGAAGAAACATTAAAAATTTATTACAATGATATTTTGGTATATTCTTGTGGTGAAATATTTTTTGATGAAATCAATGAAAAAAAAGCTACAAATGTTCTTGCTTTGGATACGTATAAAATCACTTGTGATATTGGACAAGGAAAAGAATCTTTTACTGCTTATGGCTGTGATTTAGGATATAAATACGTTGAAATTAACGCAGACTATAGAACATAAAAACAAAATTTTCTATCAATAAAAAGTATTTTTATCTTTATTTTATAAGTTTAGGGTGGATATAATTAAGTATAAAGGATTAATTATGTTTCATGAACACAGAGAAGTTGTAAGTATTATGAAAAATGAAGATAAGTATTTTTTGAAGTTATTCAATAAACACAATGCCTTAGATGAAGAAATAATAGAAGCGGTTAAAGTACTGGCTGATCAGTTTAAAATAGAAGGCCTAAAAAAAGAAAAACTTAAATTAAAAGATGAAATATTCTCTATGATTTTATCGTATAAAAAAGTAAATTAAGACTTAAGCTATCTAAAAAAAGAAGAACTTTCTTCTTTTTTCTTTCAACAAAAACCTTTTTAGTATTGCTTAAAAAAAATAAGCTCAAAAATCCTATGAAATCTTATTTATTAATGAATAAACAAGCCCATTACACCTAGTCCTAAGCACTATTTTGCTAAAATAATCACAATTTAGACAAAAGGTATTATTTAATGGAAAATCTTTTTAATAGTCAAGATATTATAGATATAAATATTGAAGATTCAGTAAAAGCTTCATATTTAGATTATTCGATGAGTGTTATAATTGGGCGTGCACTTCCCGATGCACGAGATGGATTAAAACCTGTTCATAGAAGAATTTTATACGCTATGCATGATTTAAATATGACTGCACGTGCTCCTTATAAAAAATCGGCAAGAATTGTCGGTGATGTTATTGGTAAGTACCATCCACATGGAGATACTTCAGTTTATGATGCATTAGTAAGAATGGCACAGAGTTTCTCTATGAGAGAGCCTTTAATTGATGGTCAAGGTAACTTTGGTTCTGTAGATGGTGATAATGCAGCTGCTATGAGATATACAGAGTCACGTTTTACTAAAATTGCAGAAGAGATTTTAAAAGATTTGGATAAAGATACGGTTAACTTTAATCCAAATTATGATGATACGCTGAAAGAACCTACGGTTTTTCCTACACGTGTGCCTACTTTATTAATGAACGGGTCTGAAGGTATTGCTGTTGGAATGGCTACAAAAATTCCACCACATAACTTGGGTGAATTATTAGATGCTATTTTACATACTATTGAAAACCCAGAAGCTACAGCTGATGAATTAATGGAATTTATAAAAGGTCCAGATTTTCCTACTGGTGGAACTATTTTTGGACGACGTGGAATTATTGATGCTTATAATACAGGAAGAGGTCGTGTAAAAATAAGAGCAAAACATCATATTGAAACAAAAGGTAGAAAAGAAGTTATTGTAATTGATGAACTTCCTTACCAAGTAAATAAATCAAGACTAATTGAACAAATTGCAAATCTTGCAAAAGACAAAGTAATTGAAGGGATTTCTGAAGTAAGAGATGAATCTGATAGAGATGGTATTAGAGTTGTAATTGAACTTAAAAAAGATGCAATGGCAGAAATTTTAATGAACAATCTTTACAAATCAACACCCTTAGAAACTACTTTTGGAATTATTATGTTGGCGGTTTTAAATAAAGAACCAAAAGTATTTAAATTACCAGAAGTATTAGCAGTATTTTTATCGCACAGAAAAACAGTAATTATTAGAAGAACTATTTTTGATTTGGAAAAAGCAAAAGCAAGAGCACATATTTTAGAAGGTTTAAAAATCGCTTTAGACAATATTGATGAAGTAGTTCAAATTGTAAAAAGTTCATCAAATGATGCAGATGCTAGAGAAAAACTTCAAGAAAGATTTTCTTTATCTGCAATTCAATCTCAAGCTATTTTAGATATGAGATTAGGAAGATTAACTGGTCTTCAAAGAGATAAACTAGAGGCTGAATATCAAGAATTATTGGCAATAATTGCAGAATTAGAATCAATTTTAAAATCTGAGAGCAGATTAAATGAAATAATTACAGAAGAATTACTTGAAATCAAAGAAAAGTATTCTACTCCTAGATTAACAGATATTGAAGATTCATATGAAGAAATTGATATTGAAGATTTAATTCCAAATGAACCAATGGTTGTTACGATTACACATAATGGTTATGTTAAAAGAGTGCCTATTAAATTGTATGAAAAACAACGAAGAGGTGGTAAGGGTAAAGTTGCTGTTACTACTCATGATGATGATTTTATTGAAAGATTCTTTGTTTCTAATACTCATGATACCTTGATGTTTGTAACAAACCTTGGACAATTATACTGGTTAAAAGTATATAGAATTCCTGAAGGTAGCAGAATTGCTAAAGGAAAAGCGGTTGTTAACTTGATTAACTTAAAAGCTGGCGAAAAAATAATGGAAATAATTCCTACGACTGATTTTGATGAAACTAAATCTTTAGCATTCTTTACTAGAAATGGTATTGTAAAAAGAACATCTTTAAGTGAATTCTCTAATATCAGATCAAATGGTGTAAGAGCTATTGTTTTAGATGAGGGTGATGAAATTGTTACTGCTAAAATCACTTTACCAGAATCACAAAACCTTATGGTATTTACTTCTTTGGGTCAATGTATTAGATTTGATATAAGTAAAACAAGAGAACAAGGTAGAAGTACAAGAGGGGTAAGAGGTATCAAATTCAAACATGACAATGATTATGTTGTTGATGCAGATGTTATAGAAAATACTGAACAAGAATTATTATGTGTATCTGAAAAAGGTATTGGGAAACGAACTATTGTTTCTGAATACAGAGAAACAAACAGAGCTGGTTCTGGTGTTATATCAATGAAATTATCGAATAAAACAGGTAATGTAATTGGAGAAGTTCTTGTAGATGAAGAACAAGATTTAATGATTTTAACTTCTATTGGTAAGATGATTAGAGTAGATATGCAAAGTATTAGAAAAGCAGGAAGAAATACATCTGGTGTTATTATTGTTAGTGTTGAAAAAGGCGATAAGGTTGTTTCTATTGCTAAGTGTCCAAAAGAAGATAAAGAATTGGATGACGAGAATTTAGATGAAAATGGTGAAGTAGTTAAAAACGAAGAAAATTCTGAAGCGAACAATGAAAGTGTAAACGAAGAAAATTCAAATGAAGAAACTACTAATAATGAAAAAACAGAAGATAATAATGGAGAAAATGAATAATGAGAAAATATAATGTAGCAGTTGTTGGTGCAACTGGTGCAGTTGGAGAAGAATTATTTAGAGTAATGGATGAGTTAAATTTTCCTGTTGATAATATAGTTCCTCTTGCAAGTGCAAAAAGTGTTGGAACAAATATAGAATATAAAAGTAAAGAATATGCGGTTATTGAATTAACTGAAACATCTTTTAAAGAAAATAAAGTTGATATTGCTTTCTTTTCTGCTGGTGGAAATATTTCTGCTAAATATGCTAAATATGCAGTTGAAGCAGGAGCTGTTGTAATTGATAATACAAGCCATTTTAGAATGGATGAAAATACACCTTTAGTAGTTCCTGAAGTAAATCCAGAAGATATTGAATTGTGGAAAAACACAGGGGTTATTGCTAATCCAAATTGTTCAACCATTCAAATGGTATTATCATTAAAACCTTTGGATGAATTATATGGTATTAAAAGAGTAGATGTATCTACGTATCAAGCTGTTTCAGGTGCTGGAAAAGCGGGGATGGAAGAACTATTTCATCAAATGCAAGATTTATTAAACTTCCAATTAGGTGAAAGTAAAAAAGAAGCTTTTGTTCATCAAATTGTAAACAATGTTATTCCTCAAGTAGATGTAGCTATGGATAATTCGTTTACAAAAGAAGAAATGAAAATGATTAATGAAACACAAAAAATTCTTCACAAAGATATAGCTATTGCAGCAACATGTGTAAGAGTTCCAGTATTAAGATCTCACAGTGAATCTATTACTATTACTTTTGAAGATGATGTTGATGTTAATATTGATGAAGTAAGAGAAGCGTTAGAGCGTTTTCCTAATGTTGAAGTTATTGATGATTTAGAAAATAATGCATATCCTATGCCAATTATTTCTACTGATACTGATATTACTTATGTAGGAAGATTAAGAAAAGATTTATATGCTAAGAATATGTTGCATTATTTTAATGTGGCAGATCAAGTAAGAGTGGGTGCTGCTACTAATTCTATTCGAATTGCTTTAAAGTGGATAGACTTAGAAGAAAATAAATAGATTTTCTTCTAAAGAAATAATTCTTGATTAAAAACAGTGCTTTTGCGCTGTTTTTTTTTGTAGAATTTATTATAAAAAATATCTTAAAAAAGATATTTTCTAAAATTAATAAAAGGTTTATTGATGTCAAAAATTTTTGTTGATGCGTGTTTGGGAAAAAAAACTCCTTATTCTCCTGTCTGGATGATGAGACAAGCAGGTCGTTATTTACCACAGTATTTAAAAGTAAG of the Campylobacteraceae bacterium genome contains:
- the argJ gene encoding bifunctional glutamate N-acetyltransferase/amino-acid acetyltransferase ArgJ, which encodes MFSIFPIKGYMDQIDGFYFDGVHAGLKKDDAFDMGFIYSDTLCEVEALFTNNKFQAAPLKHYALYEKGFKSNFVLINAKNANALTGKKGIEDINDIFSSLTHDLINPIMSSTGVIGSRLPKDKIIKAANSFDLNSKNSKKLSEAIMTTDAYAKHCMYEVKLEDGSSFKIGAIAKGAGMINPNLATMLCFVCTDAAVPKEHMSEALKKASINSFNAISVDGDTSTNDTVLLLSNQKSNSYNKEAFFEALALVMHDMAMLMVSDGEGAKKMAAFEVINAYSFEEAQLAAKALSNSLLVKTALFGEDPNFGRIASTIGASRITCDEETLKIYYNDILVYSCGEIFFDEINEKKATNVLALDTYKITCDIGQGKESFTAYGCDLGYKYVEINADYRT
- a CDS encoding DUF465 domain-containing protein, which translates into the protein MFHEHREVVSIMKNEDKYFLKLFNKHNALDEEIIEAVKVLADQFKIEGLKKEKLKLKDEIFSMILSYKKVN
- the gyrA gene encoding DNA gyrase subunit A, with amino-acid sequence MENLFNSQDIIDINIEDSVKASYLDYSMSVIIGRALPDARDGLKPVHRRILYAMHDLNMTARAPYKKSARIVGDVIGKYHPHGDTSVYDALVRMAQSFSMREPLIDGQGNFGSVDGDNAAAMRYTESRFTKIAEEILKDLDKDTVNFNPNYDDTLKEPTVFPTRVPTLLMNGSEGIAVGMATKIPPHNLGELLDAILHTIENPEATADELMEFIKGPDFPTGGTIFGRRGIIDAYNTGRGRVKIRAKHHIETKGRKEVIVIDELPYQVNKSRLIEQIANLAKDKVIEGISEVRDESDRDGIRVVIELKKDAMAEILMNNLYKSTPLETTFGIIMLAVLNKEPKVFKLPEVLAVFLSHRKTVIIRRTIFDLEKAKARAHILEGLKIALDNIDEVVQIVKSSSNDADAREKLQERFSLSAIQSQAILDMRLGRLTGLQRDKLEAEYQELLAIIAELESILKSESRLNEIITEELLEIKEKYSTPRLTDIEDSYEEIDIEDLIPNEPMVVTITHNGYVKRVPIKLYEKQRRGGKGKVAVTTHDDDFIERFFVSNTHDTLMFVTNLGQLYWLKVYRIPEGSRIAKGKAVVNLINLKAGEKIMEIIPTTDFDETKSLAFFTRNGIVKRTSLSEFSNIRSNGVRAIVLDEGDEIVTAKITLPESQNLMVFTSLGQCIRFDISKTREQGRSTRGVRGIKFKHDNDYVVDADVIENTEQELLCVSEKGIGKRTIVSEYRETNRAGSGVISMKLSNKTGNVIGEVLVDEEQDLMILTSIGKMIRVDMQSIRKAGRNTSGVIIVSVEKGDKVVSIAKCPKEDKELDDENLDENGEVVKNEENSEANNESVNEENSNEETTNNEKTEDNNGENE
- a CDS encoding aspartate-semialdehyde dehydrogenase; translated protein: MRKYNVAVVGATGAVGEELFRVMDELNFPVDNIVPLASAKSVGTNIEYKSKEYAVIELTETSFKENKVDIAFFSAGGNISAKYAKYAVEAGAVVIDNTSHFRMDENTPLVVPEVNPEDIELWKNTGVIANPNCSTIQMVLSLKPLDELYGIKRVDVSTYQAVSGAGKAGMEELFHQMQDLLNFQLGESKKEAFVHQIVNNVIPQVDVAMDNSFTKEEMKMINETQKILHKDIAIAATCVRVPVLRSHSESITITFEDDVDVNIDEVREALERFPNVEVIDDLENNAYPMPIISTDTDITYVGRLRKDLYAKNMLHYFNVADQVRVGAATNSIRIALKWIDLEENK